In one bacterium genomic region, the following are encoded:
- a CDS encoding 4-hydroxythreonine-4-phosphate dehydrogenase PdxA yields MKPILAITMGDPAGIGPEIVVQALRSRRLWDACRPVVLGRRPALEAAARRLRAQIVFDPVGTRM; encoded by the coding sequence ATGAAGCCGATCCTGGCAATCACGATGGGCGACCCGGCCGGCATCGGCCCCGAGATCGTCGTCCAGGCGCTGCGGTCCCGGCGGCTGTGGGACGCCTGCCGCCCCGTCGTCCTCGGCCGCAGGCCCGCCCTGGAGGCCGCGGCGCGCCGGCTCCGCGCGCAGATCGTCTTCGACCCCGTCGGCACCCGGATG